A window from Podospora bellae-mahoneyi strain CBS 112042 chromosome 1 map unlocalized CBS112042p_1, whole genome shotgun sequence encodes these proteins:
- a CDS encoding uncharacterized protein (EggNog:ENOG503NUI0; COG:Q): protein MTLSAEPNGLNGHGVNGNGVNGHESRPFVLKDTPVENLRPLRVIVVGAGFSGILAAIRIPERLRNVEMVVYEKADGVGGVWHANRYPGVACDVPSYSYQYTFAPNPNWSALYAPGSEIREYLEDVATRFGAMRFIKLSHRVEGGEWDNMAKKWYVKVHNITTGETFTDSANILVTARGQLSEPSWPSIPGLDTFTGKIMHSGAWDTSYDFSNKRIGVIGNGSSAIQIIPQLQKIPGTQLKCFMRSPTWISPEFGDQAMAELGFDPKQKSTLRSDPQLFLKFRKVFEDLGNTIQSTTLLSHPDQISSQAFFHSSMTAKLSSRPDLLRLIIPTFAPGCRRVTPGPGFLDSLLEPNVTVIPSPITSITPTGIVTSPSSHHKFDAIICATGFNVGTAPPFPLLGRNSLTLSQHWFHHPETYLSITTHNFPNLFFLFGPNSAIGFGSLTKILEALVDYLTSYIRKLQKEDYASIEPKPERVADFESYTQAYFKNTVYMDKCHSWYKRGDRIVGLWPGSTLHALETLRSPRWEDYDYEGLEDGNNRLVWLGNGWSVTQTVTKGGKRGGDPSWYLNEDEAEIPKEGRPEENERLGRRPWSY from the exons ATGACACTCTCTGCGGAGCCTAACGGGTTGAATGGACATGGCGTCAATG GCAATGGCGTCAATGGTCATGAGTCTAGGCCTTTCGTTTTGAAGGATACACCTGTTGAAAATCTCCGTCCGCTTCGAGTTATCGTTGTTGGCGCTGGATTCTCCGGGATACTGGCTGCGATTAGGATCCCCGAACGACTGAGAAATGTGGAAATGGTGGTGTATGAGAAGGCGGATGGCGTTGGGGGAGTGTG GCATGCGAATAGATATCCCGGGGTGGCCTGTGATGTTCCTT CATACTCCTATCAGTACACCTTcgccccaaaccccaactgGAGCGCGCTTTATGCCCCTGGTAGCGAGATACGGGAGTATCTTGAAGATGTAGCTACCCGCTTTGGGGCAATGAGATTCATCAAACTCAGTCATCGAGTGGAAGGTGGTGAATGGGATAACATGGCCAAAAAATG GTACGTCAAAGTCCACAATATAACAACCGGCGAGACCTTCACCGACAGCGCCAACATCCTCGTCACAGCCCGCGGCCAGCTCAGCGAACCCTCCTGGCCCTCTATCCCCGGCCTGGACACCTTCACCGGCAAAATAATGCATTCTGGGGCCTGGGACACGAGCTATGACTTTAGCAACAAACGCATCGGAGTCATAGGCAACGGCTCCTCCGCGATTCAAATCATCCCCCAGCTCCAAAAGATCCCGGGCACCCAGCTGAAATGCTTCATGCGCTCGCCAACGTGGATTTCTCCGGAATTCGGTGACCAAGCCATGGCAGAACTCGGCTTCGACCCCAAG CAAAAGTCCACCCTCCGCTCCGACCCTCAACTCTTCCTCAAATTCCGCAAAGTCTTTGAAGACCTAGGCAACACAATCCAGTCAACtaccctcctctcccacccggACCAGATCTCTTCCCAAGCCTTCTTCCACTCGTCCATGACAGCCAAACTCTCCTCCCGCCCCGATTTACTCCGGCTCATAATCCCCACCTTCGCCCCCGGCTGCCGTCGCGTAACCCCCGGCCCCGGATTTCTGGATTCCCTCCTCGAGCCAAACGTAACCGtgatcccctcccccataacatccatcacccccacTGGCATCgtcacctctccctcttcccaccaTAAATTCGACGCCATAATCTGCGCCACCGGCTTCAACGTCGGCACCgcaccccccttccccctcttaGGGCgcaactccctcaccctaTCCCAACACTGGttccaccaccccgaaaCTTACCTCTCAATCACAACCCACAActtccccaacctcttcttcctcttcggcccCAACTCCGCCATCGGCTTCGGCTCCCTCACCAAAATCCTCGAAGCCCTAGTCGACTACCTAACCTCTTACATCCGCAAGCTCCAAAAAGAAGACTACGCCTCCATCGAGCCCAAACCCGAACGCGTCGCCGATTTCGAGTCCTACACCCAGGCTTACTTCAAGAACACGGTCTACATGGACAAGTGTCATTCCTGGTACAAAAGGGGGGATAGGATCGTCGGTCTATGGCCGGGGAGCACGCTCCATGCTTTGGAGACGCTCAGGAGTCCGAGGTGGGAGGACTATGACTATGAGGGGTTGGAAGATGGGAATAATAGACTGGTGTGGTTGGGGAATGGGTGGAGTGTGACCCAGACTGTAacgaagggggggaagagagggggtgATCCGAGTTGGTATTTgaatgaggatgaggctgagaTCCCCAAAGAGGGGAGGCCGGAGGAGAAcgagaggttggggaggaggccttGGAGCTATTAG
- a CDS encoding uncharacterized protein (CAZy:GH55; MEROPS:MER0002764; EggNog:ENOG503NYH6; COG:S) — protein sequence MVDNQKNYYGVAPDKGKQNGPVWRYSESFAKYMSNLRANKVIRGGYGKGLTPGAGDRPQNHLNGTLGSKSALYLNNTRTLLSRGSAPLHKRASDYWLTTLGPLGIQPHAGGSNYKFYRDVVADYGADNTGESDASEAINAAVQDGNRCGLECGNTFTQGAIIYFPPGTYKICSPIVQLYYSQFIGDPHDPPTIEGCKSFKGIALFDADPYIPGGGGQNWYINQNQFFRQIRNFIFDLTKMPISTADNDQPLVPTGIHWQVSQATSLENLVFNMPKATDDETTTAVGIFTENGSGGFVADLTFNGGAVGWRAGSQQYTARNLKFNGCLTAVQMIWDWGFNWQGIEVKDSAIAFNISGRGGATGQGIGSISVIDSSITNTPIGILTNSHEQSPNIVLDNVKISNVAQVVQVDNGPSLLSGTSDTTTIDLWAHGRRYNGDKGSSETGPVKAPSKAAGLLGDDKKLFTKSRPQYADFSPENFLVATKEGIKNDGTGDQTLAINAFLLKAKANSQIAYFPAGIYQVGGTVFIPTGSRVVGSSWSQIQGSGFYFADMNAPRVMVRVGNRGDLGTMEITDMLFTVKGATAGAILVEWNVAGDEQGAAGMWDSHVRVGGGIGTDLDIDNCPKGGFNDQCICASMLLHVTAQASGYFENVWVWVADHDNDMVVYDSPDKLINQISLYAARCTLIESQEPTWFYGTGSEHCVMYQYQLNKAKNVYLGHIQSETPYYQPNPVAPYPFDGARPMAADPSFLECTTDSCKAGWGLRIIDSENITIHGSGLYSFFQDYYQDCLETFDCQDKILEVKGSKNVAIFNLFTVGTVNIASATRISSGMNLTSGKSNSSATQQEGNISRLTRDSGFTTEVSVWLPLDGSDNISVVYVGPEIWDRPTAACSPPCVLVLPTSTLGQDTTISPSEYTTSLEYGRQGSSTGPGGQVITTFYTTTTTITITVPPITIPKNSGLPYSNVNVTRGQGGGGFIATPRVEIPPIGVPLPDGNGGTTTRQVFLPPWPDVNRGPPEDWEYDGPWGNPSPIPSGGVGQAFHTPWSTMVTASAATVTTLTFPAIVHPQTYQCPPSSEISFNTPRMTLTVDCPTPTEFKFGFSCPTTKVVTFLGPSAGVFTVDCTVSSVWDFPRFPEPTPGPSESTTSDEPLPVWTTWPPGEITPVEREVEESEPEDDGTFTSCKLWFFFFCIRWDNIKIGGWKWTLPPGIYPPGPPPPFIKFPFKVEGTLPPWPEITIGRDRKLTYSNEPTSCTTKSASLCTTTTIFSVTKIAEDSTRTTATATSRQCETVRGCDVTDQNTRTVSTAIESCTPKPRVKARDGDDPSLLNPRQNGNGNGCGKNAIVYPKDPKSAGDIPSLLSAYAGKYETIGVPELNIVGYWWVPLLDEETMKRLKSSPFVNDAYYYQDWNNAGNGPDRSGNINGEMALPAHSEGITHDDDGWTSLASPLFKRARTTTATNFWASSIVSLPKGWNWREAGTDSYDYSNLANPYLYQWDDQGGSTEHTIYVTGEARVWTDHPEFKASEGFQGELDIVLPGGKYDVENDKADAFHGTCVAAYAIGAKLGICKKCRGVWFETKLWSTDDPYFNPNFVRERGIAHLMAAFRDIHLRGNAKKAVINMSWSYPPGKAIPATLQSTHWVLTELDKMGVVLVASSGNHAHDEGREISRFPARFASSDKKRNPYGEIKNLIVVGATQNIGIEYTRGQTSNYMTTFAPGENVPCTSDPNAAGDKYSRNMASGTSAAAPQVAGLAAYWRSLPSKWQTQLEEPANVKKLIRLFHRRYGFWNAQREKNFPILAQSKPVIWNGQVKDKNCLVDYDTRQTWDTTKACPDIPDRLSTLPENPGESVNCNNPAPPPNSKRQAGSGGSCPFTPGGSGAEKSIDYQPKPTPSPTCQSNNCGGKLCTGFFCRPKPSGIPPDYMDPKDPNAGNPVPVTHIPGPNKPTTTRGGGGTPTPSPECDDKCKLDRGNPCRCGDTGCDEQSPACCHNASCPKCDCPKNGDGCSKNSPACCASGTCQWQYTGGGGGLEPNPVDEPDSGANRVASPPSSTETVTEDPEHVDAVYEIYSERDAKGGFVVSGFSGDVNGTVVRMGGVEPDWVMSGNGTSGLETSYKGVMAYGRRCDFLAGSVNGYEGMERPGMVVGALTCEGVAPAVCVRGEGGGEVREELVCRWE from the exons ATGGTTGACAACCAAAAGAATTATTATGGAGTAGCACCAGACAAGGGCAAACAAAATGGCCCAGTCTGGAGATACAGCGAGAGCTTTGCCAAATACATGTCCAACCTCCGAGCCAACAAAGTCATTCGAGGTGGTTATGGTAAAGGACTAACACCCGGAGCCGGGGACCGCCCTCAAAATCACCTCAATGGCACTCTAGGTTCAAAAAGCGCCCTATatctcaacaacacccgGACTCTGTTGAGTCGTGGCTCGGCCCCACTTCACAAGCGGGCTTCCGATTACTGGCTTACCACACTTGGTCCCTTGGGAATACAACCGCATGCTGGCGGAAGCAACTACAAGTTCTAccgtgatgttgttgctgattaCGGTGCTGACAACACTGGTGAGAGCGATGCTTCAGAGGCCATAAATGCCGCCGTACAGGATGGCAACCGCTGTGGGCTGGAGTGTGGCAACACTTTCACTCAGGGAGCCATCATCTACTTCCCC CCGGGCACGTACAAAATCTGCAGCCCCATTGTCCAGCTATACTACTCACAGTTCATTGGTGATCCGCACGATCCACCAACCATCGAGGGATGCAAGTCGTTCAAAGGAATTGCCCTCTTCGATGCTGATCCGTATATTCCCGGAGG GGGCGGCCAAAACTGGTACATCAACCAAAACCAATTCTTCCGTCAGATCCGGAACTTCATCTTTGACCTGACGAAGATGCCCATCTCCACGGCCGACAATGACCAGCCCCTGGTTCCCACTGGTATTCATTGGCAGGTGTCGCAGGCAACTTCGTTGGAGAACTTGGTCTTCAACATGCCCAAAGCCACGGATGATGAAACGACAACTGCCGTGGGAATCTTTACCGAGAACGGGTCTGGTGGTTTTGTTGCTGATCTG ACCTTCaatggaggagctgttggttGGCGTGCTGGGTCTCAGCAATACACGGCACGCAACCTGAAGTTTAACGGCTGCCTGACAGCCGTTCAGATGATCTGGGATTGGGGGTTTAACTGGCAAGGG ATTGAAGTCAAAGACAGCGCCATTGCCTTCAACATCAGCGGCCGTGGAGGAGCCACAGGACAAGGCATTGGCTCCATCTCGGTAATCGATTCCTCCATTACCAACACTCCAATCGGCATCCTGACAAACTCCCACGAACAATCCCCCAACATCGTTCTCGATAATGTCAAGATCTCCAACGTCGCCCAAGTCGTTCAAGTGGACAACGGTCCCTCCCTTCTCTCCGGCACATCTGACACCACAACCATTGACCTCTGGGCCCACGGCCGTCGCTACAATGGGGACAAGGGGTCATCCGAGACCGGACCCGTGAAAGCCCCTTCCAAAGCCGCCGGGTTGTTGGGAGACGACAAGAAGCTGTTCACCAAGTCTCGCCCTCAATACGCCGACTTTAGCCCCGAAAACTTCCTTGTTGCTACCAAAGAAGGCATCAAGAACGATGGCACCGGCGATCAGACCCTCGCTATCAACGCCTTCTTGCTCAAAGCCAAGGCCAACAGCCAGATTGCCTATTTCCCGGCAGGTATTTACCAGGTGGGCGGGACAGTGTTTATCCCCACGGGCAGCAGAGTGGTTGGTTCCAGTTGGTCGCAGATACAAGGGAGCGGGTTTTACTTTGCTGATATGAACGCCCCGAGGGTGATGGTTAGGGTTGGAAACAGGGGAGACTTGGGAACGATGGAGATTACGGACATGTTGTTCACGGTCAAGGGGGCCACGGCGGGTGCAATTTTGGTGGAATGGAATGTTGCTGGGGATGAGCAAGGAGCTG CTGGCATGTGGGATTCGCATGTGCGTGTGGGAGGCGGCATAGGGACTGACCTTGACATTGACAACTGTCCCAAGGGTGGTTTCAACGATCAATGCATATGCGCGTCTATGCTCCTCCATGTGACTGCGCAGGCCTCGGGGTACTTTGAGAACGTCTGGGTTTGGGTAGCAGATCA TGACAATGACATGGTTGTCTATGACTCTCCTGACAAGCTCATCAACCAGATCAGTCTTTATGCCGCGAGATGTACCTTGATTGAGTCCCAAGAGCCGACATGGTTCTATGGCACTGGATCAGAACACTGCGTCATGTATCAGTACCAGTTGAACAAGGCGAAGAACGTCTACCTCGGCCATATTCAGTCGGAGACGCCTTACTATCAGCCCAACCCTGTGGCACCTTACCCATTCGATGGCGCGAGGCCCATGGCGGCAGACCCGTCATTTTTGGAATGCACCACGGACAGCTGTAAAGCTGGCTGGGGTCTGCGCATCATTGACTCGGAGAACATCACTATTCATGGGTCTGGGTTGTACAGCTTCTTCCAGGACTACTATCAGGACTGTCTCGAGACGTTTGACTGCCAGGACAAGATTCTGGAAGTCAAAGGGTCGAAAAATGTggccatcttcaacctcttcacTGTAGGGACGGTCAATATTGCCTCGG CGACACGAATATCTTCAGGAATGAATCTAACCAGCGGTAAGTCAAATTCGTCGGCTACCCAACAAGAAGGAAATATCAGCAGGCTAACAAGAGATAGCGGCTTCACCACCGAGGTCAGTGTTTGGCTTCCCTTGGACGGCTCTGACAATATCAGTGTTGTATATGTTGGTCCGGAGATCTGGGACAGACCAACGGCTGCCTGCTCGCCGCCTTGCGTTCTCGTATTACCCACGAGCACCCTGGGCCAAGACACCACCATATCTCCGTCTGAATACACCACATCGCTGGAATACGGTCGTCAGGGCTCTTCAACCGGCCCCGGGGGACAGGTTATCACGACTTTTTATACCACTACAACCACCATTACTATCACTGTACCGCCCATTACCATCCCGAAAAATAGTGGCCTGCCTTACTCCAATGTCAACGTCACGCGAGGGCAGGGCGGAGGCGGCTTCATAGCGACCCCCAGAGTTGAGATCCCGCCCATTGGAGTTCCTCTCCCTGATGGCAAtggcggcaccaccacccgtcaAGTATTCCTTCCGCCCTGGCCTGATGTCAACCGCGGTCCGCCAGAGGACTGGGAGTATGATGGACCATGGGGTAATCCTAGCCCTATCCCGAGTGGCGGCGTCGGCCAGGCTTTCCACACCCCATGGTCGACGATGGTAACGGCCTCCGCGGCCACGGTCACGACCTTGACATTTCCGGCCATTGTACACCCACAGACATACCAGTGTCCTCCGTCAAGCGAGATATCCTTCAACACACCTCGCATGACTCTCACGGTAGACTGTCCTACTCCGACAGAGTTCAAGTTTGGGTTCTCGTGCCCAACAACAAAGGTGGTGACGTTTCTGGGACCGTCAGCGGGTGTGTTTACAGTTGACTGCACTGTATCATCAGTTTGGGACTTTCCTCGATTCCCGGAGCCAACACCTGGCCCTTCGGAATCAACAACCAGTGACGAGCCTCTCCCAGTGTGGACTACGTGGCCGCCTGGAGAGATCACGCCCGTGGAGAGAGAAGTCGAAGAGTCAGAGCCCGAGGATGACGGTACTTTCACATCTTGCAAGCtttggtttttctttttctgcaTTCGCTGGGATAATATCAAgattggggggtggaagtGGACGTTGCCGCCTGGTATCTATCCTCC AGGGCCTCCGCCGCCCTTCATAAAGTTTCCCTTCAAGGTTGAAGGCACACTGCCGCCATGGCCAGAAATCACCATTGGCCGTGACAGGAAACTTACATACTCCAACGAACCTACGAGCTGCACCACCAAGTCGGCATCGCTCTGcacgacaacaaccatcTTTTCTGTGACCAAGATTGCAGAAGACTCAACCCGGACAAcagccaccgccacctcgCGACAGTGCGAGACGGTCAGGGGCTGTGACGTGACGGACCAGAACACGAGGACTGTGTCGACTGCGATAGAGTCGTGCACGCCAAAGCCGAGAGTAAAAGCCCGAGACGGCGATGATCCCAGTCTTTTGAACCCACGACAGaacggcaacggcaatggCTGCGGCAAGAATGCCATTGTGTATCCCAAGGATCCCAAGAGCGCGGGCGATATTCCGTCCTTGCTCAGCGCGTATGCCGGAAAATACGAGACGATCGGCGTCCCGGAGTTGAACATTGTCGGTTACTGGTGGGTGCCTCTGCTAGACGAGGAGACcatgaagaggttgaagagttCACCCTTTGTGAACGACGCCTACTATTACCAAGACTGGAACAATGCTGGCAATGGACCGGACAGGTCAGGGAATATCAACGGTGAGATGGCGCTACCCGCTCATTCCGAGGGTATTACTCACGATGATGACGGTTGGACGTCGCTCGCGTCTCCTCTGTTCAAAAGAGCCCGCACGACTACGGCCACGAATTTTTGGGCGTCATCTATCGTGTCGCTCCCCAAAGGCTGGAACTGGCGAGAAGCGGGTACAGATTCATACGACTACAGCAATCTTGCCAATCCCTATCTGTATCAGTGGGAtgaccaaggaggaagcaCGGAACACACCATCTACGTGACGGGCGAGGCGAGGGTGTGGACCGATCATCCCGAGTTCAAGGCATCTGAGGGATTTCAGGGTGAACTCGATATCGTGCTTCCAGGAGGCAAATACGACGTCGAAAACGACAAGGCAGATGCCTTTCATGGCACCTGTGTCGCTGCATATGCCATCGGAGCGAAGCTGGGCATCTGCAAGAAGTGTCGAGGTGTTTGGTTCGAGACGAAGCTATGGTCTACCGATGACCCCTATTTCAACCCGAATTTTGTACGCGAGCGCGGCATTGCCCATCTGATGGCTGCGTTTCGAGATATACATCTCAGGGGAAACGCAAAGAAGGCAGTCATCAACATGTCGTGGTCGTACCCTCCGGGGAAGGCCATTCCGGCCACCCTCCAATCTACCCACTGGGTCTTGACCGAACTGGACAAAATGGGTGTTGTGCTTGTGGCCTCATCGGGTAACCACGCACACGATGAGGGCAGGGAAATCAGCCGGTTTCCAGCTCGCTTCGCCAGTTcagacaagaaaagaaacccTTATGGAGAGATAAAGAACCTCATTGTGGTCGGTGCCACTCAAAACATCGGTATCGAATACACCAGGGGCCAGACATCCAATTACATGACCACCTTCGCCCCGGGCGAAAACGTCCCATGCACCAGCGACCCCAACGCCGCAGGCGACAAGTATTCTAGAAATATGGCGTCTGGcacctcagcagcagcgcctCAAGTTGCGGGTTTGGCGGCCTACTGGCGCTCCCTTCCGTCTAAGTGGCAGACGCAGCTCGAGGAGCCAGCCAATGTCAAGAAACTGATTCGGCTTTTCCACCGAAGATATGGCTTCTGGAACGCTCAGAGGGAAAAGAACTTTCCCATCTTGGCTCAGAGTAAGCCGGTAATCTGGAACGGCCAAGTCAAAGACAAGAACTGTCTCGTTGATTATGACACTCGCCAAACTTGGGACACCACCAAGGCCTGTCCAGACATTCCTGACCGGCTCAGCACCCTCCCTGAGAACCCTGGTGAGTCGGTAAACTGCAACAatccggcacctccacccaACAGCAAGAGACAAGCCGGCAGTGGTGGTAGCTGTCCTTTTACTCCCGGCGGCTCCGGCGCAGAAAAGTCCATTGACTACCAGCCCAAACCCacaccttccccaacctGCCAGTCCAACAACTGCGGCGGCAAGCTCTGTACCGGGTTCTTCTGCCGACCAAAGCCATCCGGTATCCCGCCCGATTATATGGACCCCAAAGATCCCAACGCCGGCAACCCCGTCCCTGTCACCCACATCCCGGGTCCTAACAAACCGACCACCACCCGTGGCGGGGGTGGCACACCTACCCCTTCCCCGGAATGTGACGACAAGTGCAAGCTTGACCGTGGCAACCCCTGCCGATGCGGCGACACTGGTTGCGATGAACAGTCTCCTGCATGCTGTCACAATGCCTCCTGTCCCAAGTGTGACTGTCCCAAGAACGGGGATGGGTGCTCCAAGAACTCGCCAGCTTGTTGTGCGAGTGGGACTTGTCAGTGGCAGTATAccggtggcggagggggctTGGAGCCAAACCCAGTTGATGAGCCCGACAGTGGCGCCAACAGAGTTgcttcaccaccatcgtcGACGGAGACGGTGACGGAGGATCCCGAGCATGTTGATGCCGTGTATGAGATTTATTCGGAGAGGGATGCGAAGGGAGGGTTTGTGGTTAGTGGGTTTAGCGGGGATGTTAACGGGACGGTTGTTCGGATGGGCGGTGTGGAGCCGGATTGGGTGATGAGTGGGAATGGGACATCGGGATTGGAGACGAGCTATAAGGGGGTTATGGCGTATGGGAGGCGGTGTGACTTTTTGGCGGGGAGTGTGAATGGGTATGAGGGAATGGAGAGGCcagggatggtggttggggcGCTGACTTGTGAGGGGGTCGCGCCGGCTGTTTGTGtcaggggagagggaggaggggaggtgagggaagAGTTGGTTTGTAGGTGGGAGTAG